From a region of the Leptospira kmetyi serovar Malaysia str. Bejo-Iso9 genome:
- a CDS encoding inorganic phosphate transporter produces the protein MDFFLIIVVLMAILGVGDLLVGVSNDAVNFTNSAVGSKASSKRIILVVAGIGIILGALSSTGMMEVARKGIFHPSGFALQDLMFLFLAVMLTDIVLLDLYNTLGLPTSTTVSLVFELLGAALAIAFLKTGTLNGAFQIINSESALKIIFGIITSVIVAFFSGMILQFVFRFIFSFNLKNSLKYFGGLFGGLSMTTVAFFTLLSAMKGSTVIPPEIVKYINENFTNILLVTFASFAVVFQFLVLLEWNILKFLVLVGTGSLAMAFASNDLVNFIGVPLASFATWTLIQAGGGDASALATGLAGNVPTPNFILLGAACVMLFPLWFSKKAETVTQTEVTLGSQGETLESFNTSLVARVFVQIALGIYTPIKAILPASVRNFIGKRFEQKNGFAEIVKVHETEAFDLLRASVNIQISSALILIGTLYKLPLSTTFVTFMVAMGTSLTDGAWNKDNAVNRVSGVLTVVGGWFFTAIIASTTAGIIGSILYIFGFSSVIVLVLVAGLLIFLFGRIHKKRQEAYDENLEKLITLKKHPERALSRTISSMLASLSVARKALNNACAGYVNGKKKNFRQTQKLLKDLKKMRENSLSSFLSIANKHLEEDDLSSIHPITESINHLDRITESIWNILRTSSNGISTFQEVSKDEKEEVKELRKSATNLMELLADSDKFPDLLEKARSEKKTKNLEKMKQNIYKSQMKRIKKGDSKLKSSVSYFVIIDELIDINENLLSLAEELSVAIPWTEKKKIELQSKSILALKAEEKKKKK, from the coding sequence ATGGACTTTTTTTTAATCATCGTTGTACTCATGGCGATCCTCGGTGTCGGCGACCTCTTGGTCGGGGTTTCAAACGACGCCGTAAACTTTACGAACTCGGCCGTGGGTTCCAAAGCCTCTTCTAAAAGAATCATTCTGGTCGTGGCCGGAATCGGGATCATCCTCGGCGCTCTTTCTTCCACTGGAATGATGGAAGTCGCGAGAAAAGGGATCTTTCATCCGAGCGGTTTCGCGCTTCAAGATCTGATGTTCTTATTCTTAGCGGTGATGCTGACGGACATCGTTCTTCTGGATCTTTACAACACTCTCGGACTTCCGACCTCGACTACGGTGTCCTTGGTTTTCGAACTTTTAGGAGCGGCTCTTGCGATCGCATTCTTAAAAACCGGAACCTTAAACGGAGCGTTTCAGATCATCAACTCCGAAAGCGCGCTCAAGATCATCTTCGGTATCATTACGAGCGTGATCGTGGCGTTCTTCTCGGGAATGATCTTACAGTTCGTTTTCCGATTCATCTTCTCCTTCAATCTTAAGAATTCGTTGAAATACTTCGGAGGATTGTTCGGCGGTCTTTCCATGACGACGGTGGCGTTTTTTACGCTATTGTCCGCGATGAAAGGTTCCACCGTAATCCCGCCCGAAATCGTAAAATACATCAACGAAAACTTTACGAACATTCTTCTCGTTACGTTCGCGAGTTTCGCGGTCGTTTTCCAATTCTTAGTATTATTAGAATGGAATATTCTAAAATTCTTAGTTTTGGTCGGAACCGGCTCCTTGGCGATGGCGTTTGCGAGCAACGACTTAGTGAACTTCATCGGGGTTCCGCTCGCGAGTTTCGCGACTTGGACCTTGATCCAAGCGGGAGGCGGAGACGCGAGCGCTCTTGCAACCGGTCTTGCCGGAAACGTTCCCACTCCGAACTTCATCCTTTTGGGCGCGGCTTGTGTGATGCTTTTCCCTCTTTGGTTCTCCAAAAAGGCGGAGACGGTGACACAAACCGAAGTCACCTTGGGTTCTCAAGGAGAAACATTAGAAAGTTTTAATACGAGTTTAGTGGCCCGCGTTTTCGTTCAGATCGCTCTCGGAATCTACACTCCGATCAAGGCGATTCTTCCGGCGAGCGTCCGCAACTTTATCGGAAAACGTTTCGAACAGAAAAACGGTTTTGCCGAAATCGTAAAGGTTCACGAAACCGAAGCGTTCGACTTGCTCAGAGCTTCCGTAAACATTCAGATTTCCAGCGCGTTGATTCTGATCGGAACCCTTTACAAACTTCCGCTTTCCACAACGTTCGTTACCTTTATGGTTGCGATGGGAACGTCTTTGACGGACGGAGCTTGGAACAAGGACAACGCGGTCAACCGAGTGAGCGGGGTTCTTACCGTCGTAGGCGGTTGGTTCTTCACGGCGATCATCGCGTCGACAACCGCGGGAATCATCGGATCGATTCTTTACATCTTCGGATTTTCTTCCGTGATCGTTCTCGTGTTGGTAGCGGGGCTTTTGATTTTCCTCTTCGGAAGAATTCACAAAAAACGCCAAGAAGCATACGATGAGAATCTCGAAAAACTCATTACTCTCAAAAAACATCCGGAGAGAGCTCTTTCCAGAACGATATCTTCCATGCTCGCGAGTTTGAGCGTCGCCAGAAAGGCTTTGAACAACGCGTGCGCGGGTTACGTAAACGGTAAAAAGAAGAATTTCAGACAGACCCAAAAACTTCTGAAAGACTTAAAGAAGATGAGAGAAAATTCCCTCTCCAGCTTCTTATCCATCGCCAACAAACATTTGGAAGAAGACGATCTTTCCTCCATTCATCCGATCACCGAGTCGATCAATCATTTGGATCGAATCACCGAAAGTATTTGGAACATTCTGAGAACTTCCTCGAACGGAATCAGCACTTTCCAGGAAGTTTCCAAAGACGAAAAGGAAGAAGTCAAGGAACTCAGAAAGTCCGCTACCAATCTCATGGAACTCCTCGCGGATTCGGATAAGTTCCCCGATCTTTTGGAAAAAGCGAGATCGGAAAAGAAAACCAAAAATCTCGAGAAGATGAAACAGAACATCTACAAGAGTCAGATGAAACGGATCAAAAAAGGTGACAGCAAACTGAAGTCCAGCGTCTCCTACTTCGTGATCATCGACGAACTGATCGACATCAACGAAAACCTTCTTTCTCTCGCGGAAGAATTGAGCGTTGCGATTCCTTGGACCGAAAAGAAAAAGATAGAATTGCAGAGCAAATCGATTCTCGCTTTGAAAGCGGAAGAAAAGAAAAAGAAGAAATAA
- a CDS encoding serine/threonine protein kinase, with the protein MADFFKLNPGEILTLVEKAGYEPSGHCMALNSLENRVFDLRLEDGSHIISKFYRPGRWNREQILEEHRFLEDLKEEEIPVCAPYRFQDGTSLASFQDEIHYSFWPRVGGRSPDELSPDNLKILGRLLARIHNVGEAKRFEHRITLDSKTYGSGPLETLLQGEWIPSSCRTQYLETANAILDLFREKIESVPLHRIHGDCHKGNLLFGKDGWFFVDFDDCLKGPAVQDFWMLLSRGKEGLEEREHLLSGYREFRDFEERWFDLIEILRAMRFVHYSAWISTRFQTDPSFPTAFPHFAGNEYWEKETLELKEQYKLILDSLGGKHFFSVTDSLPEEEELTNKDFFWDLED; encoded by the coding sequence ATGGCCGATTTTTTTAAACTCAATCCGGGAGAAATTCTCACCCTTGTCGAAAAGGCGGGTTACGAACCTTCCGGTCATTGTATGGCTTTGAACAGTTTGGAGAATCGGGTTTTCGATCTTCGGCTCGAAGACGGTTCGCATATCATCTCGAAATTCTACCGTCCGGGACGATGGAACCGAGAACAGATTTTGGAAGAACATCGTTTCTTAGAGGATTTGAAAGAGGAAGAAATTCCGGTTTGCGCTCCCTATCGTTTTCAAGACGGAACGAGCCTCGCCTCGTTTCAGGATGAGATCCATTATTCTTTTTGGCCGAGGGTCGGAGGAAGATCGCCCGACGAACTCAGCCCCGACAATCTGAAAATCTTAGGAAGACTTCTCGCGAGAATTCACAACGTCGGCGAAGCGAAACGGTTCGAACATAGGATCACCCTCGATTCCAAAACATACGGAAGCGGACCTTTGGAAACCTTACTCCAGGGAGAATGGATTCCTTCGAGTTGCAGGACCCAATATCTGGAAACCGCAAACGCGATCCTGGATCTTTTCCGGGAAAAAATCGAATCGGTTCCGTTGCATCGTATCCACGGAGATTGTCATAAGGGAAATCTTCTCTTCGGAAAAGACGGTTGGTTCTTTGTCGACTTCGACGATTGTTTGAAAGGTCCGGCCGTTCAAGATTTTTGGATGCTTCTTTCCCGAGGAAAAGAAGGGCTCGAAGAAAGAGAACATCTTCTTTCCGGTTACAGAGAATTTAGGGATTTTGAAGAGCGTTGGTTTGATCTGATCGAAATTCTCAGAGCGATGCGGTTCGTTCACTACTCCGCATGGATTTCGACTCGCTTCCAAACCGATCCTTCCTTCCCGACCGCGTTTCCTCATTTTGCCGGAAACGAATATTGGGAAAAGGAAACCTTGGAACTTAAGGAACAATACAAGTTGATTTTGGATTCCTTAGGGGGAAAACATTTCTTTTCCGTTACAGATTCTCTTCCCGAGGAAGAAGAACTTACCAATAAAGATTTTTTTTGGGATTTGGAAGATTAA
- a CDS encoding RNA recognition motif domain-containing protein, with protein sequence MQIDSREGKIMKISVGNLPQELTEDELKKIFSEFGTVQEAHIKKDKTTGRSLSYGSVEMEDSAGAKAVAALNKKEIQGKQIAVVDSEELKKEFEKKQSLKGGTSSGKIHGNQAKGGFAGGATVRRTGGRGK encoded by the coding sequence TTGCAAATTGATTCCCGAGAAGGAAAAATCATGAAGATATCAGTAGGAAATCTGCCTCAGGAGCTTACCGAAGACGAGTTAAAAAAGATATTTTCGGAGTTCGGTACGGTTCAGGAAGCGCATATTAAAAAAGACAAAACCACAGGTCGTTCCTTATCCTATGGATCCGTCGAAATGGAAGACTCTGCGGGCGCAAAAGCGGTCGCGGCTTTGAATAAAAAAGAAATCCAAGGCAAACAGATCGCGGTCGTCGATTCTGAAGAACTGAAAAAAGAATTCGAGAAAAAACAATCTTTAAAAGGTGGAACTTCCTCCGGTAAGATCCACGGAAATCAAGCGAAAGGCGGATTTGCTGGTGGAGCAACCGTAAGAAGAACCGGAGGGAGAGGAAAATGA
- a CDS encoding FKBP-type peptidyl-prolyl cis-trans isomerase — translation MKSIRLTLILVVLFVFIAPAFAEDLVIKDIRIGTGKEAFSGSNVTVHYVGTLTNGKKFDSSRDRRTPFTFNLGAGEVIKGWDRGVRGMKEGGIRKLTIPPELGYGSRGAGAAIPPNSTLIFEVELLKVY, via the coding sequence ATGAAATCAATCCGTTTAACGTTGATCTTAGTCGTTCTTTTTGTTTTTATCGCTCCCGCGTTTGCGGAAGATTTAGTCATCAAGGACATTCGTATCGGAACCGGTAAGGAAGCTTTCTCCGGTTCCAACGTGACCGTTCATTATGTGGGAACTCTTACGAACGGTAAGAAGTTCGACAGTTCCAGAGACAGAAGAACTCCGTTTACGTTCAATCTCGGAGCGGGCGAAGTCATCAAAGGTTGGGACAGAGGCGTGCGCGGGATGAAAGAAGGCGGGATTCGCAAACTTACCATTCCTCCCGAACTCGGCTACGGTTCCAGAGGTGCGGGAGCCGCGATTCCTCCGAATTCCACTCTCATTTTCGAAGTGGAATTGCTGAAAGTGTACTGA
- a CDS encoding sensor histidine kinase, giving the protein MSYNFFEHSPVPACILEPSLLLLRVNTAFSRAFGFSKSELEGIQNWNHICEFKNSKPNLSDPSLWPSVNVLDENSSYAVSILTKDGTRKEYSVSFAFDSEEFQIFAYLEASPFSDLSPIRYDSAKVLAGNGDWERPSDSWVQKQKLEAIGTLSAGVAHEINNPLMGVINYAEMVFNGIETGNPLRKYAGIILQESNRISEIVKDMLTFTRLEKEEAKVHDLTTVFCSTFGLLKSGFRKAEIETVAPALDIPIYAVCSAGRLRQVYLNLLTNAKDAIESHPDPDHKKILTVYWEKIKKGNRNYVRTIVEDTGPGIPEQNRHKLFDPFYTTKEIGKGTGLGLTVSYNLVREMGGDLSFECANGTTRFYVDLPESF; this is encoded by the coding sequence ATGTCTTACAACTTTTTCGAACATTCCCCGGTTCCGGCCTGTATCTTAGAGCCGTCCCTTTTGCTCCTTCGAGTCAATACCGCGTTTAGCCGAGCCTTCGGTTTTTCCAAATCGGAACTCGAAGGAATTCAAAACTGGAATCATATCTGCGAGTTTAAAAACTCAAAACCCAATCTTTCCGATCCTTCTCTTTGGCCTTCCGTAAACGTTCTGGATGAGAATTCATCCTACGCAGTCTCCATTCTTACCAAAGATGGAACGAGAAAAGAATATTCGGTTTCCTTTGCATTCGATTCGGAAGAATTTCAGATCTTCGCGTATTTGGAAGCTTCTCCCTTTTCGGACCTTTCTCCGATCCGTTACGATTCCGCCAAAGTTCTCGCAGGAAACGGCGATTGGGAAAGACCGAGCGATTCCTGGGTTCAAAAACAAAAACTGGAAGCGATCGGAACTCTTTCCGCCGGGGTCGCGCACGAAATCAACAATCCTCTGATGGGAGTGATCAACTACGCGGAGATGGTGTTCAACGGAATCGAAACCGGAAATCCTCTTCGCAAATACGCGGGAATCATTCTTCAGGAAAGCAATCGTATCTCCGAGATCGTCAAGGACATGCTTACGTTCACACGTTTGGAAAAGGAAGAAGCGAAGGTCCACGACCTCACGACCGTTTTTTGTTCCACGTTCGGTCTTTTGAAAAGCGGTTTTCGAAAAGCAGAAATCGAAACCGTCGCTCCGGCCTTGGACATTCCGATCTACGCGGTTTGTTCCGCCGGAAGACTCAGACAGGTTTATCTCAATCTTCTGACAAACGCAAAAGACGCGATCGAAAGTCATCCCGATCCGGATCATAAAAAGATTCTCACCGTATATTGGGAAAAGATCAAAAAGGGAAATCGCAATTACGTTCGCACGATCGTCGAGGATACGGGACCGGGGATTCCGGAGCAAAACAGACATAAACTTTTCGATCCGTTTTACACCACCAAGGAAATCGGAAAAGGCACGGGACTCGGTCTCACCGTTTCCTACAATTTGGTTCGAGAAATGGGCGGGGATCTTTCCTTCGAATGCGCAAACGGAACGACCCGCTTTTACGTGGATCTTCCCGAATCTTTCTGA
- a CDS encoding SpoIIE family protein phosphatase → MTGSTRSEHKSYDPEERYSILFHSAIDAIVSLDKNFRVFLINPAAEKMSGFLASELIGNSIEQQFPLRIRNRFYKILKNVAKLPDKKRQKPFGPIRLIRKDKSILISEVSVSVTGPADDYQYHIIIRDISEKHRILIELKRANQTLKKMDREKEELLEKLEEKVRQRSRLLANYYKVMKEELSLAKKLQTEILPDIPSVAGVQIHSAYLPMMEVGGDLYDIFEIRPGVLRVFLADATGHGVQAALLTMTLKGILESIKKKDTDPGSILTEFNGEYCRNFGNIGMFFSCFLADIDTISKTIVYSSGGHPPQFFLSQDLVMGLDRTGSLLGLDPNNRYAIFKLNYQYGDRLFLLTDGIYEEFNSDKQQFGELAVQNILAKKFSEPMEETIPAILQSLMDHLGPQKIQDDITAILIALDSPDL, encoded by the coding sequence ATGACCGGTTCCACGCGTTCAGAACACAAAAGTTACGATCCCGAGGAACGTTATTCGATTCTATTTCATTCCGCGATCGACGCAATCGTTTCTTTGGATAAGAATTTCCGCGTGTTTCTCATCAATCCGGCCGCCGAAAAAATGTCCGGTTTTCTCGCATCGGAACTGATCGGCAATTCCATAGAACAACAGTTTCCTCTGAGAATTCGAAATCGATTTTATAAAATTCTAAAAAACGTAGCCAAACTTCCGGATAAAAAAAGACAAAAGCCCTTCGGTCCGATCCGTTTGATTCGAAAGGACAAAAGCATTTTGATCTCGGAGGTTTCCGTTTCCGTCACCGGGCCCGCCGACGACTATCAATATCATATCATCATCCGAGATATATCAGAAAAACATAGAATTCTAATAGAGTTGAAACGGGCCAATCAGACCTTGAAAAAGATGGACCGCGAAAAAGAGGAACTTCTCGAAAAACTCGAAGAAAAGGTAAGACAAAGATCCAGACTTCTCGCGAACTATTACAAGGTAATGAAGGAAGAACTCAGTCTCGCCAAAAAACTTCAAACCGAAATTCTTCCCGATATTCCTTCGGTCGCCGGAGTGCAGATTCATTCGGCGTATCTTCCGATGATGGAAGTGGGCGGGGATCTTTACGATATATTCGAAATTCGTCCCGGAGTTCTGCGCGTGTTTCTTGCGGACGCGACCGGTCACGGCGTACAGGCTGCGCTTCTTACGATGACTCTTAAGGGGATTTTGGAATCGATCAAAAAAAAGGATACGGATCCGGGAAGTATTCTCACCGAATTCAACGGAGAATATTGCAGAAACTTCGGCAATATAGGAATGTTCTTTTCGTGTTTTCTCGCGGACATAGATACGATTTCAAAAACGATCGTGTATTCTTCGGGCGGTCATCCTCCTCAATTTTTTCTTTCCCAGGATTTGGTCATGGGTTTGGATCGGACCGGTTCACTTTTGGGGCTCGATCCGAACAACCGTTACGCGATCTTTAAACTGAACTATCAATACGGGGACCGTTTATTTTTACTGACGGACGGGATCTACGAAGAATTCAACTCCGACAAACAGCAGTTTGGCGAACTTGCGGTTCAGAATATTCTCGCGAAAAAATTCTCGGAACCGATGGAAGAAACGATTCCGGCGATTCTTCAAAGTCTTATGGATCATCTTGGACCGCAAAAAATACAAGACGATATCACGGCCATTTTGATAGCGTTGGATTCTCCCGATCTTTGA